The proteins below are encoded in one region of Corvus hawaiiensis isolate bCorHaw1 chromosome 3, bCorHaw1.pri.cur, whole genome shotgun sequence:
- the SRSF7 gene encoding serine/arginine-rich splicing factor 7, whose translation MSRYGRYGGETKVYVGNLGTGAGKGELERAFSYYGPLRTVWIARNPPGFAFVEFEDPRDAEDAVRGLDGKVICGSRVRVEVSTGMPRRSRYDRPPARRPFDPNDRCYECGEKGHYAYDCHRYSRRRRSRSRSRSRSRSRGRRYSRSRSRSRGRRSRSASYRRSRSVSPRRSRSVSPRRSRSGSLKRSRSRSRSRSRSRSVTWPRSRSRSHGRSKSGSPAKSRSKSRSPSPKRSRSPSGSPQRSASPERMD comes from the exons ATGTCGCGTTACGGCCGCTATGGAGGCG AGACCAAGGTGTACGTGGGAAATCTGGGCACGGGCGCCGGCAAAGGCGAGCTGGAGAGAGCCTTCAGCTACTATGGACCGCTGAGAACCGTGTGGATCGCCAGGAACCCGCCGGGGTTCGCCTTCGTGGAGTTCGAAGACCCCCGGGATGCTGAAGATGCTGTCCGTGGACTTGACGGCAA GGTGATCTGCGGCTCCAGAGTCAGAGTGGAAGTATCCACAGGGATGCCGCGCCGCTCCCGCTACGACCGGCCCCCTGCCCGGCGCCCTTTCGACCCCAACGACAGATGCTACGAGTGTGGTGAGAAAGGCCACTATGCCTATGACTGTCACCGCTATAGCCGGCGAAGGAGGAGCAG GTCCCGGTCTAGATCCCGCTCGAGGTCCCGAGGAAGAAGGTATTCCCGGTCACGCAGTCGCAGCCGTGGTAGGAG GTCCAGGTCAGCTTCCTACCGCAGGTCCAGGTCCGTGTCTCCTCGTAGGTCTAGGTCCGTGTCTCCTCGCCGGTCCCGGTCGGGTTCCTTGAAGAGATCAAG gtcTAGATCAAGATCCAGATCTAGATCCAGATCTGTTACATGGCCCCGAAGCAG GTCTAGGTCTCATGGCAGATCCAAGTCTGGCTCGCCGGCTAAGAG CCGGTCAAAGTCCCGGTCACCGTCTCCAAAGAGAAG CCGCTCACCATCAGGAAGCCCTCAACGAAGTGCAAGTCCTGAAAGAATGGATTAA
- the GALM gene encoding galactose mutarotase, with the protein MTTVRREAFGRMPPEEGGGEVEKFVLQSDSVRVEILSFGCIITTLETKDRDGQFSDVVLGFDTLEGYTRKHPFFGAVVGRVANRIANGRFTLDGKEYQLFLNNGPNSLHGGAKGFDKVLWSPQVLPNGVRFFRLSPDGEEGYPGDLKVWVTYTLSGRELAINYQAQTSKTTPISLTNHSYFNLAGQGSCDIYDHEISIEADSYLPVDDTKIPTGEVAAVQGTGFDLRQPVELGKHLQKFHLDGFDHNFCLHQGQDRRLVARVFHPPTSRTMEVHTTQPGIQFYTGNNLDGSLKGKGAATYPKHSAFCLETQNWPDAVNKPHFPNVLLHPGEEYNHTTWLVFNTA; encoded by the exons ATGACAACGGTGCGGAGAGAGGCGTTCGGGCGGATGCCCCCGGAGGAGGGAGGCGGAGAGGTGGAGAAGTTCGTCTTACAGTCGGACAGCGTGAGAGTGGAGATCCTGTCTTTTGGGTGCATCATCACCACTCTGGAGACAAAAGACAGGGATGGGCAGTTTTCAGATGTTGTCCTAGGATTTGACACTTTAGAAG GTTACACGAGGAAGCACCCGTTCTTCGGTGCTGTCGTAGGCCGTGTTGCCAACAGGATTGCGAATGGGAGGTTCACCCTGGACGGGAAGGAGTATCAGCTGTTCCTCAACAACGGGCCCAACAGCCTGCACGGAGGAGCCAAGGGATTTGACAAG GTTCTCTGGAGCCCCCAGGTGCTCCCAAATGGCGTCCGCTTCTTCCGGCTCAGCCCCGACGGTGAGGAGGGGTACCCTGGTGACCTGAAAGTCTGGGTGACCTACACCCTTAGTGGCAGGGAGCTGGCCATCAACTACCAGGCCCAGACCAGCAAGACAACCCCCATCAGCCTGACAAACCACTCATACTTCAACCTGGCAGGGCAG GGCTCCTGCGATATCTATGACCACGAGATCTCCATTGAAGCAGATTCCTACCTGCCTGTGGATGACACCAAAATCCCTACTG GGGAGGTGGCTGCCGTGCAAGGCACTGGATTCGATCTCCGGCAGCCTGTGGAGCTGGGCAAGCACTTGCAGAAGTTTCATCTGGATGGCTTCGACCACAACTTCTGCCTCCATCAGGGGCAGGATCGCCGCCTTGTAGCCAG GGTTTTCCACCCGCCCACCAGCAGGACCATGGAGGTTCACACCACCCAGCCTGGCATCCAGTTTTACACCGGGAACAACCTGGATGGCTCCCTGAAGGGCAAAGGTGCTGCCACGTACCCCAAGCACTCGGCTTTCTGCCTGGAAACCCAGAACTGGCCCGATGCCGTTAACAAG cctcACTTCCCCAATGTCTTGCTCCATCCGGGTGAGGAGTACAATCACACCACGTGGCTCGTGTTCAACACTGCTTGA